In a genomic window of Gossypium arboreum isolate Shixiya-1 chromosome 7, ASM2569848v2, whole genome shotgun sequence:
- the LOC108456009 gene encoding glycine-rich RNA-binding protein RZ1A-like, whose product MPEDVEYRCFIGNLSWSTSDRGLKDAFEKFGNLIEAKVAVDKISGRSRGFGFVSFDEKAAMEEAIEAMNGMDLDGRNITVDRAKPQQGSGRDYDGDRNRNRGRDRDRDRDHDRNRGYDGGRGSNGGECFKCGKPGHFARECPSDGARGGKYGGRGDRHGGGGGRYGPDRNGDRFGGRSRDAGSRGGSGSDRYNRDRSGPYDRRGTGGPRSG is encoded by the exons ATGCCAGAAGACGTTGAGTACCGTTGTTTTATAGGTAATCTTTCATGGTCAACCTCAGATAGGGGCCTAAAGGATGCATTTGAGAAGTTTGGAAATCTTATCGAGGCTAAG GTTGCTGTCGACAAGATTTCTGGACGTTCTCGTGGATTTGGATTTGTCTCTTTTGATGAGAAAGCGGCCATGGAAGAAGCTATTGAAGCAATGAATGGAATGGACTTGGATGGGCGGAATATAACAGTTGATAGAGCTAAGCCTCAACAAGGGTCGGGGAGAGATTATGATGGCGACCGTAACCGTAACCGTGGACGTGATCGTGATCGTGACCGTGACCATGACCGTAATCGGGGCTATGATGGCGGGCGTGGATCTAATGGTGGGGAGTGTTTTAAGTGTGGAAAGCCTGGGCACTTTGCCAGGGAGTGTCCTAGTGATGGGGCTAGAGGTGGCAAGTATGGTGGTAGGGGTGATCGTCATGGTGGAGGTGGTGGCCGTTATGGTCCTGATCGGAATGGAGATCGATTTGGTGGGCGCAGCAGGGATGCAGGTAGTCGTGGGGGATCTGGAAGTGATAGATACAATCGTGATCGATCTGGACCCTATGACCGTCGTGGAACTGGAGGTCCTCGTTCTGGTTAA
- the LOC108458189 gene encoding malate dehydrogenase, chloroplastic-like, with protein sequence MATTSATTFSIGSTVSFGSRGNPLPQSKPFVARFTSPNSLASFSGLKAATYVNCESESSFFGKESSAALRGSFVPKAQKANRKSQNGLQPVASYKVAILGAAGGIGQPLALLIKMSPLVSALNLYDIANVKGVAADLSHCNTPSQVQDFTGASELGNCLKGVNVVVIPAGVPRKPGMTRDDLFNINANIVKTLVEAVADNCPDAFIHIISNPVNSTVPIAAEVLKQKGVYDPKKLFGVTTLDVVRANTFVAQKKNLKLIDVDVPVVGGHAGITILPLLSKTKPSVNFTNEEVEQLTVRIQNAGTEVVEAKAGAGSATLSMAYAAARFVESSLRALDGDGDVYECSFVQSDLTDLPFFASRIKLGRKGIEALIPSDLSGLSEYEEKALEALKPELKASIEKGIAFVQKQPVTA encoded by the coding sequence ATGGCGACAACATCAGCAACAACCTTCTCAATTGGGTCGACTGTCTCCTTCGGAAGCAGGGGAAATCCACTTCCACAATCTAAACCTTTTGTTGCGAGGTTCACCTCCCCAAATTCACTTGCAAGTTTTAGTGGTCTCAAGGCAGCAACATATGTGAACTGTGAGTCAGAGTCCTCATTCTTCGGCAAGGAAAGCAGCGCCGCTCTTAGAGGCTCATTTGTACCAAAAGCACAGAAAGCAAACCGGAAGTCTCAGAATGGTCTACAGCCTGTGGCATCTTACAAAGTCGCAATACTTGGAGCTGCTGGAGGGATAGGGCAGCCATTAGCCCTTCTAATCAAGATGTCTCCATTAGTTTCAGCCCTGAACCTCTATGATATAGCAAATGTCAAGGGAGTTGCTGCGGACCTCAGTCACTGTAATACTCCGTCTCAAGTTCAGGATTTCACTGGTGCTTCTGAATTAGGAAATTGTTTGAAAGGTGTAAATGTAGTGGTTATTCCTGCTGGAGTTCCAAGAAAGCCTGGTATGACTCGTGATGACCTCTTCAACATCAATGCCAACATCGTGAAGACCTTGGTTGAGGCGGTTGCTGATAATTGTCCCGATGCCTTCATCCATATTATTAGCAATCCAGTTAACTCCACAGTACCAATTGCTGCTGAAGTCCTGAAGCAGAAGGGTGTTTACGATCCAAAGAAGCTTTTCGGTGTTACAACATTGGATGTTGTGAGAGCTAACACATTTGTTGCTCAGAAGAAAAACCTTAAGCTCATTGATGTGGATGTTCCAGTTGTCGGGGGACATGCTGGTATCACCATTTTACCTCTTCTGTCAAAGACGAAACCCTCTGTTAACTTTACCAATGAAGAAGTGGAACAATTAACTGTTAGGATTCAAAATGCTGGGACTGAAGTTGTGGAGGCAAAGGCTGGTGCAGGGTCTGCCACCTTATCTATGGCTTATGCAGCAGCAAGATTTGTTGAATCATCTCTTCGTGCTCTGGATGGAGATGGAGACGTCTATGAGTGCTCTTTCGTGCAGTCCGACCTAACCGATCTTCCATTTTTTGCATCTAGGATCAAGCTTGGAAGAAAAGGGATCGAAGCTTTGATTCCATCTGACCTTTCCGGGTTATCCGAGTATGAAGAGAAGGCCTTGGAAGCGCTTAAGCCTGAATTAAAGGCCAGCATCGAAAAGGGAATTGCTTTCGTGCAAAAGCAACCGGTTACTGCTTAA
- the LOC108487588 gene encoding uncharacterized protein LOC108487588 yields MERTLFHLFLVLLGFSHIISLNAVSVTRIESLVHGPQVHHVPENPHPVIAEKSSKEGRVFMELNDYPGSGANYRHTPRPQFGRCADC; encoded by the exons ATGGAAAGAACTCTCTTTCACCTATTCCTTGTTTTGTTAGGGTTTTCTCATATTATAAGCTTGAATGCGGTCTCGGTTACAA GAATCGAAAGCTTGGTGCATGGACCTCAAGTTCATCATGTTCCAGAGAATCCTCACCCG GTAATTGCAGAGAAAAGTTCAAAGGAAGGAAGGGTTTTTATGGAGTTGAATGATTATCCAGGTTCAGGAGCTAATTATCGTCACACTCCAAGGCCACAATTTGGCAGATGTGCCGATTGTTGA